One window from the genome of Cucumis melo cultivar AY chromosome 12, USDA_Cmelo_AY_1.0, whole genome shotgun sequence encodes:
- the LOC103488546 gene encoding putative pentatricopeptide repeat-containing protein At1g16830 — translation MIWRYGCNIFQIAPRQIFRAFARHSYRQCTTPLINLTKILHNRLDEDIEQKIPKNRQVILTNDLVYTTLLNCSSDLIALSFFMWCAKQPNFFHNPAAFDYMVGVVSRLMKQYETVDGILGGLESVGNVTKAQTFLLLLRIYWRGGMFDLVFEAFDHMNHCGFTPNTFARNVIMDVLFKVGRADVALKVFKETQLPNFLTFNIVLCNLSKIKDLIGIGDAFRCMLRMGYYPNPGTFEVVLNGLCKLGRLAEAYQVLGIMTTFGISISVNIWTIMIDGFCRLHRTDEATSLVKKMKKSGCSPNIVTYTTLIKGYIYAQRVIDAFDVLSIIESEGPSPDLVLYNVLIDSLAKNERYNDALSIFLSLDKRKILPDCYTFSSLLNTICLSKRLFLLPKLVDGFFVEVDLVACNSLLSYLGKAGLAALALELYDNMVNRGLMPDKYSVLGVLTGLCESRRIGEAVRLYNGILLNYTGVDAHIHTVIMDGLIKADWNSMELKAISSCRLGTRLSQLVFFAPS, via the exons ATGATATGGAGATATGGCTGTAATATCTTCCAAATAGCACCTCGTCAAATCTTCAGAGCATTTGCCCGTCATTCATATCGTCAATGTACAACCCCACTTATAAATTTAACTAAAATCCTCCACAATCGACTAGACGAAGACATTGAACAGAAAATTCCTAAGAACAGGCAAGTGATTCTCACTAATGATCTCGTGTACACCACTCTGTTGAATTGTTCTTCTGATTTAATCGCTTTGAGCTTTTTCATGTGGTGTGCTAAACAGCCCAATTTCTTCCACAACCCTGCGGCGTTTGATTATATGGTGGGTGTGGTTTCCCGTCTCATGAAACAATATGAAACTGTGGATGGGATTCTTGGGGGGTTGGAGAGTGTTGGTAATGTGACTAAGGCACAAACGTTTCTGCTTCTTTTGAGGATTTATTGGCGTGGAGGAATGTTCGATTTGGTTTTTGAAGCATTTGACCATATGAATCACTGTGGATTTACACCAAACACATTTGCACGTAACGTGATTATGGACGTGTTGTTCAAGGTTGGACGTGCTGATGTTGCTTTGAAGGTCTTTAAAGAGACCCAGCTACCAAATTTTTTGACATTCAACATTGTGTTGTGTAATTTATCCAAAATAAAGGATTTGATAGGTATTGGAGATGCTTTTAGATGTATGTTGAGAATGGGGTATTATCCTAATCCTGGGACATTTGAAGTGGTTTTGAATGGTTTATGCAAATTAGGTAGGCTGGCAGAAGCATATCAAGTATTGGGTATAATGACAACTTTTGGAATATCCATATCCGTAAACATCTGGACTATAATGATTGATGGATTCTGTAGATTGCACAGAACCGATGAAGCTACTTCTTTGgtgaaaaagatgaaaaaatctGGTTGTTCTCCAAACATTGTGACATATACTACATTGATTAAGGGATATATATATGCACAACGAGTTATTGATGCATTTGATGTTTTAAGTATTATTGAATCAGAAGGGCCTTCCCCTGACCTTGTTCTTTATAATGTATTGATTGATAGCCTTGCTAAGAATGAGAGGTACAATGATGCTCTCAGTATTTTTCTTAGTTTGGATAAACGAAAGATACTGCCCGACTGTTATACCTTCAGTTCATTGTTGAATACCATATGTTTATCCAAAAGGCTTTTTCTTCTACCCAAGTTGGTTGATGGATTTTTTGTTGAAGTTGACTTGGTAGCATGTAACTCTCTGCTTAGTTATCTTGGTAAGGCTGGGTTAGCTGCACTTGCGTTGGAACTATATGATAACATGGTGAATAGAGGTTTAATGCCAGATAAGTATAGTGTTCTTGGAGTACTGACTGGTCTTTGTGAATCAAGGAGAATTGGTGAAGCAGTTCGTCTGTACAATGGCATTCTCTTGAACTATACAGGAGTTGATGCTCATATCCACACTGTAATTATGGATGGACTTATAAAAGCTG ACTGGAACTCCATGGAATTGAAAGCTATATCCAGCTGCAGATTGGGTACAAGGCTTTCGCAGCTGGTTTTTTTTGCGCCTTCATGA